A DNA window from Alteribacter keqinensis contains the following coding sequences:
- a CDS encoding cyclic-di-AMP receptor, translating into MKLIVAVVQDKDSNRLSDALVEHNHQATKLASTGGFLKAGNTTFMIGTEDENVDDVLKIINDNCKSREQLVAPISPMGGNADSYVPYPVEVQVGGATVFVLPVDQFEKF; encoded by the coding sequence ATGAAATTAATTGTAGCTGTGGTACAGGATAAAGACAGCAACCGCCTTTCAGATGCGCTTGTTGAACATAACCATCAGGCAACAAAACTTGCCAGTACAGGCGGGTTCCTGAAAGCGGGAAACACCACCTTTATGATTGGTACCGAAGATGAGAATGTGGACGATGTTCTTAAGATCATTAATGATAACTGCAAGTCCCGGGAGCAGCTTGTTGCACCGATCTCGCCTATGGGAGGCAATGCCGATTCCTACGTTCCCTATCCTGTCGAGGTACAGGTAGGCGGAGCAACAGTCTTTGTACTGCCGGTAGACCAGTTCGAAAAGTTTTAA
- the tmk gene encoding dTMP kinase: MNGLFITFEGGEGAGKTTVLRAIKDKLEKEGCTVTSTREPGGSVIAEKIRQIILDVAHTEMDERTEALLYAAARRQHLVETVLPELEKGNLVLCDRFIDSSLVYQGVARGIGVEEVLNMNLFATAGLMPSLTLYFDLDPKVGLSRISDNDGRENNRLDQEKLDFHYRVREAYQSLVKKDPERIQTINAEESLDQVIEEAWVKIRSFLNMDAEKR; encoded by the coding sequence GTGAATGGTTTGTTTATAACATTTGAAGGGGGCGAAGGTGCGGGTAAAACAACGGTCCTTCGTGCCATTAAAGATAAACTGGAAAAAGAGGGCTGTACTGTAACGAGTACACGGGAGCCCGGAGGAAGTGTGATTGCTGAAAAAATCAGGCAGATCATCCTGGATGTTGCTCATACAGAAATGGATGAAAGGACGGAAGCTCTCCTTTATGCTGCTGCACGGAGGCAGCATCTTGTGGAAACGGTACTGCCTGAGCTTGAGAAAGGGAACCTGGTTCTTTGTGACCGGTTTATAGACAGCAGCCTAGTCTATCAAGGAGTGGCCAGAGGAATTGGTGTAGAAGAAGTCCTGAATATGAATCTTTTTGCCACTGCAGGGCTGATGCCGTCCCTTACGCTGTACTTTGACCTTGATCCGAAAGTGGGCCTGTCCCGAATATCAGATAATGATGGAAGAGAAAATAACCGGCTTGATCAGGAAAAGCTTGATTTTCACTATCGTGTAAGAGAAGCGTACCAGTCTCTTGTGAAAAAGGATCCTGAACGGATTCAGACAATCAATGCAGAAGAAAGCCTCGATCAGGTTATTGAGGAAGCATGGGTTAAAATCCGTTCTTTCCTTAATATGGACGCCGAAAAACGCTAA